In Streptomyces sp. 840.1, one DNA window encodes the following:
- a CDS encoding DUF3710 domain-containing protein, whose amino-acid sequence MFGRRKDSGSAEDKADEAREAEQVVDELDDADAAEGGSRRMNLPPAPRPDGPWDIEEVSQPGEGRVDLGGIFVPGVEGMELRVEVAGDAIVAATVVLRDSAIQLQAFAAPKKEGIWGEVRDEIASGITQQGGIIDEVEGPLGWELRAQVPVQLPDGANGVQLVRFVGIDGPRWFLRGVISGQGAVQPEAAGLLETVFRDTVVVRGDGPMAPRDPIVLKLPNDAQMVPEGVQQEEQESSKFSGGMAGLQRGPEITEVR is encoded by the coding sequence GTGTTCGGACGTCGCAAGGACAGTGGTTCCGCCGAGGACAAGGCGGACGAAGCGCGCGAGGCCGAGCAGGTCGTCGACGAGCTCGATGACGCCGATGCCGCCGAGGGCGGATCGCGTCGGATGAACCTTCCGCCGGCGCCGCGGCCGGACGGCCCGTGGGACATCGAAGAGGTCTCCCAGCCCGGCGAGGGCCGGGTCGACCTGGGCGGCATCTTCGTGCCCGGCGTCGAGGGCATGGAGCTGCGTGTCGAGGTCGCCGGTGACGCGATCGTCGCCGCCACCGTGGTGCTGCGCGACAGCGCGATCCAGCTGCAGGCCTTCGCCGCCCCCAAGAAGGAGGGCATCTGGGGCGAGGTCCGCGACGAGATCGCCTCCGGCATCACCCAGCAGGGCGGGATCATCGACGAGGTCGAGGGCCCGCTGGGCTGGGAGCTGCGCGCGCAGGTCCCCGTACAGCTTCCCGACGGCGCGAACGGCGTGCAGCTGGTCCGCTTCGTCGGCATCGACGGCCCGCGCTGGTTCCTACGCGGTGTGATCTCCGGCCAGGGCGCCGTGCAGCCGGAGGCCGCCGGTCTCCTGGAGACGGTCTTCCGGGACACCGTGGTGGTCCGTGGCGACGGCCCGATGGCCCCGCGCGACCCGATCGTCCTGAAGCTCCCCAACGACGCCCAGATGGTGCCCGAGGGCGTGCAGCAGGAGGAGCAGGAGAGCTCCAAGTTCTCCGGTGGCATGGCCGGCCTGCAGCGCGGCCCCGAGATCACCGAGGTGCGCTGA
- the kdpF gene encoding K(+)-transporting ATPase subunit F has product MTAENVVGLVVAVALLGYLVLALLYPERF; this is encoded by the coding sequence GTGACCGCCGAAAACGTGGTCGGCCTCGTCGTGGCCGTCGCCCTGCTGGGCTATCTCGTCCTCGCCCTCCTGTACCCGGAGAGGTTCTGA